The following proteins come from a genomic window of Nostoc sp. ATCC 53789:
- a CDS encoding SDR family oxidoreductase — protein MAQLLVEKYWELVIRSPNYKKRKLMVVEHQRTVVVTGASTGIGQACALLLDQLGFSVFAGVRQDIDAQTLKQKGSPRLIPIFLDVTDAESIAAAVDKVTNEVGGTGILGLVNNAGIAIPGPLELLAIAEFQHQMQVNVTGQLAVTQAFLGLLRQSRGRIINMGSIAGRSPTPFLGAYNASKFALEALTDVMRMELRPWGISVSIIEPGSIATPIWEKSLSQSEVAQHDLPQSAQNLYGQAMNIVRKKMQILASKGISADIVAQTVVHALTAKQPKTRYLVGSDAKLGAVLKHILPDKLHDQIILYSMGL, from the coding sequence TTGGCGCAGCTTCTTGTAGAGAAGTATTGGGAATTGGTGATTCGTAGTCCAAATTATAAAAAAAGAAAATTAATGGTTGTAGAACATCAACGTACAGTGGTGGTTACGGGAGCATCAACAGGAATTGGCCAAGCGTGTGCTTTGCTTTTAGACCAGTTGGGCTTCTCTGTTTTTGCTGGCGTGCGTCAAGATATTGATGCTCAAACACTTAAGCAGAAAGGATCACCAAGACTCATTCCAATTTTTTTAGATGTTACTGATGCTGAATCGATCGCAGCTGCGGTTGATAAGGTAACAAATGAAGTCGGTGGTACTGGAATTTTAGGTTTAGTAAATAATGCAGGAATTGCTATCCCTGGGCCTTTAGAATTATTAGCGATCGCAGAATTTCAACACCAGATGCAGGTTAATGTCACTGGACAATTAGCAGTGACACAAGCATTTCTTGGTCTTTTACGCCAAAGTCGCGGTCGAATTATCAATATGGGTTCCATTGCTGGTAGGAGTCCTACGCCGTTCTTAGGAGCTTACAATGCTTCTAAGTTTGCCTTGGAAGCACTCACTGATGTCATGCGGATGGAATTACGTCCTTGGGGAATCTCGGTTTCAATTATTGAACCTGGTTCCATCGCTACCCCAATTTGGGAAAAGTCCCTGAGTCAATCGGAAGTAGCACAGCATGACTTACCACAATCAGCACAAAATCTCTACGGTCAAGCAATGAATATTGTCCGCAAGAAAATGCAGATTCTCGCATCTAAGGGAATTTCTGCGGATATTGTCGCTCAGACTGTTGTTCATGCGCTTACTGCAAAGCAACCCAAGACGCGCTATCTGGTTGGCTCAGATGCCAAACTCGGAGCGGTATTAAAGCATATTTTGCCTGATAAGCTACATGACCAGATAATTTTATACTCAATGGGATTGTAG
- a CDS encoding tocopherol cyclase family protein produces MLTIPLNFLQSTQTPHSGYHWDGGSRRFFEGWYYRVTLPEIGQTFAFMYSIEDPIGGKPHSGGAAQILGPDDEYLCRTFPDVKKFWGSRDVLGLGHWGKTDLQIAPLYLLPAEFEHHVQEGYQATATLNQGIIREPATNNYCRWEYEIQPVYGWGNKNSIQQSTAGWLSFSQIFEPGWQILMAHGLASGKIDWNGKIYEFTNAPAYGEKNWGGAFPQKWFWLNCNCFEGEPDLALTAGGGRRGVLWWMESVAMIGLHYQGKFYEFVPWNSQVDWEIQPWGTWQMKATNSNYEIELTGTTDLAGTPLRAPTEDGLRYCCRDTMQGKLNLELRELNGRKSQIILKAESFLCGLEVGGGSWDNVWQSR; encoded by the coding sequence ATGTTAACTATTCCCCTCAATTTCCTCCAATCAACCCAAACGCCCCATTCTGGTTATCACTGGGATGGCGGTAGTCGCCGCTTTTTTGAAGGTTGGTATTACCGCGTCACTTTACCAGAAATTGGGCAAACATTCGCCTTTATGTACTCCATCGAAGACCCCATCGGCGGGAAACCCCACAGTGGCGGTGCAGCCCAAATCCTTGGGCCAGATGATGAGTATTTATGTCGTACTTTTCCTGATGTCAAGAAATTTTGGGGGAGTCGGGATGTTTTGGGTTTAGGTCATTGGGGTAAAACAGATTTGCAAATTGCTCCTCTATACCTTTTACCAGCAGAGTTTGAGCATCATGTTCAAGAGGGATATCAAGCCACAGCTACCTTAAATCAGGGAATAATTCGCGAACCTGCCACCAATAATTATTGCCGTTGGGAGTATGAAATTCAACCAGTATACGGTTGGGGTAATAAAAATAGCATTCAGCAATCAACCGCAGGCTGGCTCTCATTCTCGCAGATTTTTGAACCCGGATGGCAAATTTTGATGGCTCACGGTTTAGCCAGTGGGAAGATTGATTGGAATGGCAAAATCTACGAATTCACCAACGCCCCAGCTTATGGAGAGAAAAATTGGGGTGGTGCTTTTCCGCAAAAATGGTTTTGGCTAAATTGTAATTGCTTTGAAGGCGAACCCGACTTAGCATTAACTGCTGGCGGTGGACGGCGGGGTGTGCTGTGGTGGATGGAATCTGTAGCGATGATTGGGTTGCACTATCAAGGCAAGTTTTATGAATTCGTTCCCTGGAATTCACAAGTAGACTGGGAAATTCAGCCTTGGGGTACATGGCAAATGAAAGCTACAAATTCTAACTATGAAATTGAATTGACAGGAACCACAGATTTAGCCGGTACACCTCTGCGTGCGCCCACAGAGGATGGTTTAAGATACTGTTGCCGAGACACTATGCAAGGAAAGTTAAATTTAGAGTTACGAGAATTAAATGGGAGAAAATCTCAAATAATCCTAAAAGCAGAAAGTTTTCTTTGTGGTTTAGAAGTAGGGGGCGGCTCTTGGGATAATGTTTGGCAGTCTCGCTAA
- a CDS encoding DUF433 domain-containing protein, translated as MQKIVSDPKIMMGKPVISGTRITVELILEKLAAGETPDQILEAHPRLSDEGIKAALAFAAQALRYDVVYPTIEKAS; from the coding sequence ATGCAAAAGATCGTATCCGATCCAAAAATAATGATGGGCAAACCTGTCATTTCAGGAACTCGTATTACAGTTGAGTTAATTCTCGAAAAACTTGCTGCGGGTGAAACACCTGATCAAATACTCGAAGCGCATCCGCGACTTAGCGATGAAGGAATTAAAGCAGCTTTGGCATTTGCGGCTCAAGCTTTAAGGTATGATGTGGTTTATCCAACGATTGAGAAAGCTTCTTGA
- a CDS encoding dynamin family protein, which translates to MSNKLYKVFEEVEQNAQLLSKYWHNFSTEISEHLPDTYHAELEELSNKLEIAIDNLVDELQNPTLTLATTGTTSSGKSTLVNLLCGAEIVPVAVSEMSAGAVTIEYSETKSLIIHETPGALWECGEWTGISDERIYQRLYDVMISYIDNREKQANLACPQSTISYPFRLIKESKLELPRGVKVRILDLPGLAYVGDEGNTNVIKQCREALCLVTYNSAETDKEKVRSLLQEVVEQVKDLGGSPARMLFILNRIDVFRADRNWPETENRFVENAIRSIKHELTDQLKEYTEDVNKLEVVRLSTWPALLALQIKQNDEIYSLEACKKTDKYFNGLIDENILEDLPRKTEKWSRHDRNRVTEALWKKSYAEEFEQCLREHISENFPRLVIPQAIERFNISGGNAVTEWALQTTAAILNSSEERYQEECEKISWIRLTLDSFLQISDNNLREPFEKIDNKIKQVLADDSEDDLVLYLENNIRNLNNIEAYNELGDKLCSLYEWRRGIGKGINQVLESVAKSLENGRVILDTPNLKKANALNVNLLGNCLKRLVNLGYTSSVAKSGNKMEARTEDEKNKLKQLNEELNELAIHLNLVMEDVLKQICSQEIDRMYQAVVELFKCHLSHIEKGTNDIAPNIAIRFPDSQLIRVDNKLTFNLRFKAGFAITSGTWQESIQVEKTKRTWYTLWLGKKTYYETEYKTRSSDNAEIPSIEQLLENWQFQVKAEDKEIVKKISRWLIEQIDCLKKNVEKVQNDVVNRYEDRLYTANKEITTDYEMQKNVWQPMQQKAISLMEDFNSLGKSLKEEP; encoded by the coding sequence ATGAGCAATAAGTTATACAAAGTATTTGAAGAAGTAGAACAAAATGCCCAGCTTCTCTCTAAATATTGGCATAATTTTTCTACCGAAATATCTGAGCATTTGCCAGATACATATCACGCCGAATTAGAAGAACTTTCTAACAAGTTAGAGATAGCTATTGATAATTTAGTAGATGAACTTCAAAATCCTACTCTTACCCTTGCGACAACAGGAACTACCAGTAGTGGTAAAAGCACTTTAGTAAATCTATTATGTGGAGCAGAAATTGTTCCTGTCGCTGTCAGCGAAATGAGCGCCGGAGCAGTAACCATAGAATACAGCGAAACAAAATCTTTAATAATCCATGAAACTCCAGGAGCATTATGGGAGTGTGGAGAATGGACAGGTATTAGTGATGAGCGAATTTATCAACGCTTATACGATGTCATGATAAGTTACATCGATAATAGAGAAAAACAAGCTAATTTAGCTTGCCCACAATCGACCATATCTTACCCTTTCAGACTCATCAAAGAATCGAAACTGGAATTACCCAGAGGTGTAAAGGTAAGAATTTTGGATTTGCCTGGTTTAGCGTATGTAGGCGATGAAGGTAATACAAATGTCATTAAACAGTGTCGTGAGGCATTGTGCTTGGTAACATATAACAGTGCAGAAACCGACAAAGAAAAAGTTAGAAGCTTGCTGCAAGAAGTAGTTGAGCAGGTAAAAGATTTAGGTGGTTCTCCTGCACGTATGCTGTTTATTCTCAATCGTATTGACGTTTTCCGAGCAGATAGAAACTGGCCAGAAACAGAGAATCGTTTTGTTGAGAATGCAATACGTAGTATCAAGCACGAACTCACAGATCAGTTAAAAGAATATACAGAAGATGTTAATAAATTAGAAGTAGTAAGACTTAGTACCTGGCCTGCTTTACTAGCACTTCAAATAAAACAAAATGATGAAATATACAGTTTAGAAGCTTGTAAAAAAACAGACAAATATTTTAATGGTTTAATTGATGAAAATATATTGGAAGACCTACCGCGTAAAACAGAAAAATGGTCTAGGCATGACCGAAATAGGGTTACGGAAGCGTTATGGAAAAAGTCTTATGCAGAAGAATTTGAGCAATGTTTAAGAGAGCATATTAGTGAGAATTTTCCCCGATTAGTAATTCCCCAAGCAATAGAACGTTTTAATATTTCTGGTGGAAATGCCGTTACAGAGTGGGCTTTACAGACAACAGCAGCCATTCTTAATAGTTCAGAAGAGCGCTATCAAGAAGAATGTGAAAAAATCTCGTGGATTAGATTAACTCTTGATAGTTTTTTACAAATTAGCGACAACAACTTAAGAGAACCTTTTGAAAAAATAGATAATAAAATTAAGCAAGTTTTAGCAGACGATTCAGAAGATGACCTAGTACTCTATTTAGAAAATAATATAAGAAATCTTAATAATATTGAAGCATACAATGAATTAGGAGACAAATTATGTTCACTTTATGAATGGCGACGAGGAATTGGTAAAGGAATAAACCAAGTATTAGAATCAGTAGCCAAGTCTTTAGAAAATGGAAGAGTAATTTTAGATACTCCAAATTTGAAAAAAGCGAATGCTTTAAATGTTAATTTGTTGGGTAACTGTTTAAAAAGACTAGTTAACTTAGGCTATACATCTTCAGTTGCCAAATCTGGTAACAAGATGGAAGCAAGAACAGAGGATGAGAAGAATAAACTTAAGCAATTGAATGAAGAACTCAATGAACTGGCAATTCATTTAAATCTCGTGATGGAAGACGTATTAAAGCAAATTTGTAGTCAAGAGATAGATAGAATGTATCAGGCTGTAGTTGAGCTTTTTAAATGTCATTTATCGCATATAGAAAAAGGTACAAACGATATTGCACCTAATATTGCAATTAGATTTCCTGATTCTCAACTTATCAGAGTGGATAATAAACTCACATTTAATTTACGTTTTAAAGCAGGTTTTGCAATTACATCAGGAACTTGGCAAGAGTCTATACAAGTAGAGAAAACTAAAAGAACTTGGTATACGCTGTGGCTTGGCAAAAAAACGTATTACGAAACAGAGTATAAAACTCGTTCTAGCGATAATGCAGAAATTCCCAGCATAGAACAGTTACTTGAGAATTGGCAATTTCAGGTTAAAGCAGAAGATAAAGAAATAGTCAAAAAAATCTCACGCTGGTTAATAGAACAAATTGATTGTTTAAAAAAAAATGTAGAGAAAGTCCAGAATGATGTTGTCAATCGTTATGAAGACAGACTCTATACTGCAAACAAAGAAATTACTACAGATTATGAAATGCAAAAAAATGTCTGGCAACCTATGCAACAAAAAGCTATAAGTCTTATGGAAGATTTTAACAGTTTGGGAAAATCCTTAAAAGAGGAGCCTTAG
- a CDS encoding P-loop NTPase fold protein codes for MLLDLERFYQACNPSRPLIIGNASDRRYYIDFAAVRGGKIIEALQRTIARISPDEPTCQLFTGHLGCGKSTELLRLKAELEAQQFHVVYFESTHVLEMADVDVTDILLAIAGQVSESLEAMRIRLKSTYFTKLFGEIVDFLQTPIDLGVEAELSVGIAKITAKTKESPQLRRRLRDYLEPRTANILQSINQELLERAIKELKTRGKKGLVVIVDNLDRVAIRPLPSGRSLPEYLFIQRGEQLRKLNCHVVYTIPLALTFSNDSAELQHRLGGGVAPKMLPMIPVRLRSGEIFPQGLAMLRQMVLARAFPDILPSDRLGLITEVFDSLETLDRLCLISGGHVRDLLGLLFDCLREQDPPFERECVDLVIQRQRDYRANAIDPHEWELIFQVVQQQRVRGDIEYHTLLRSLFVFEYRDHQGAWFAVNPVLAETEKFKSWLNDTHKQI; via the coding sequence ATGCTCCTAGATTTAGAAAGATTTTATCAGGCTTGCAATCCGAGCAGACCTCTAATCATAGGAAACGCCAGCGATCGCAGGTACTATATTGATTTTGCTGCGGTACGGGGTGGCAAAATTATCGAAGCTTTGCAGCGTACAATCGCTCGAATATCACCGGATGAACCAACTTGTCAGCTATTTACAGGACATCTCGGTTGTGGAAAATCAACGGAATTGTTGCGGCTCAAAGCTGAATTAGAAGCGCAGCAATTTCATGTAGTTTACTTTGAGTCTACTCATGTCTTAGAAATGGCAGATGTGGATGTGACTGATATTTTGTTGGCGATCGCAGGCCAAGTAAGTGAAAGCCTAGAAGCCATGAGAATCAGGCTCAAATCTACTTACTTTACCAAGTTGTTTGGTGAAATTGTGGATTTTCTGCAAACACCAATTGACCTGGGAGTAGAAGCAGAGTTGTCTGTGGGAATTGCCAAAATTACAGCCAAAACTAAAGAAAGTCCCCAGTTGCGGCGGCGGTTAAGAGATTATTTAGAACCACGAACAGCAAACATTTTACAGTCAATTAATCAAGAATTGCTAGAACGTGCCATCAAGGAACTAAAAACTAGAGGTAAAAAAGGACTGGTGGTTATTGTTGATAACCTGGATAGAGTTGCAATTCGACCTTTACCATCGGGGCGATCGCTGCCAGAATACTTATTTATTCAGCGTGGTGAACAGTTACGTAAACTAAATTGCCATGTAGTCTACACTATTCCCTTAGCTCTGACTTTCTCCAACGATAGCGCCGAACTTCAACATCGTTTGGGGGGAGGAGTCGCACCAAAAATGTTACCGATGATACCTGTACGTCTGCGCTCTGGAGAGATTTTTCCTCAAGGGCTAGCAATGTTGCGGCAAATGGTACTAGCTAGAGCTTTTCCAGACATTTTACCTAGCGATCGGTTAGGCTTAATTACAGAGGTGTTTGATAGTTTGGAAACCTTAGATCGGTTGTGCTTGATTAGTGGTGGTCATGTCCGCGACTTGCTAGGGTTACTGTTTGACTGTCTGCGAGAACAAGATCCACCTTTTGAGCGGGAATGTGTTGATTTGGTGATTCAAAGACAGCGAGATTACCGAGCTAACGCTATCGATCCTCATGAGTGGGAATTAATCTTTCAGGTGGTGCAACAGCAACGGGTGAGAGGTGATATAGAATACCACACTTTATTGCGAAGTTTATTTGTATTTGAATACCGAGATCATCAGGGAGCTTGGTTTGCCGTCAACCCAGTTTTAGCAGAGACGGAAAAATTTAAATCATGGTTGAACGACACCCACAAGCAGATATAA
- a CDS encoding dynamin family protein: protein MDWKTASSYYEARLSEALNVQRHAVNLANLPQAEVPSELKALLLQEAEPARRQLERLKKREFRIAVVGLEKAGKSTFINAWLECDLLPAKGGRCTFTTTQIYSVENDTEQKLEVQAKTEEQFINLLNELETAKAQEDIKTIRENEITLQQVRREGNRTFPFTRLDDIRESLKKYVADEKYAHAVLEARLYTNKLAQAEGIVFYDVPGLDSGLAKHVDEAKEMLSDCDAVILVQRFTSLREKELEIIKFTELGDKNITVADKLFVFLSRIDSLATPEALQTHIEEASQDWFKRAKLPQERIIYGSAGAYLVLNGLAGEQTRLEIGDANNIQAQLKRLTGIIDEETLNKKGTGIIEIKEKIFNYINTERVFILKKRCEASINTILTTSEEIYKLVSKRYPENPEDAKRFEEDRRRVLFSEWWNYRWEEKKADLQQFYDSSVANNSLDNLTANSATSLAKFKERYLQIVASEIQKLKEEAFRKKAIIFAANSFPQFDRMKANFAWREDLYGDISKLLSSIARQLAMELKDEALNLVEYMTTLLWGSKQVKERLIDKSEEYFLSKLENSLSVLFLRFARPVAEVLIRAPLNSDARDKIAKSLGVDIEIVDNYYTGEEAAFQVLKRYAKYGYKLLYNPEIRQHILGIKGIVAPIINVATKITIDASSEFKSPQDDVIFEVENDINAFEEYLRAAIFEASGFESYCIQELKGLIDSFREKQGTWMGVALNEWLQENPLLLAEIPPELRSQESNLEVSDRLRQLSTALKNTQMQEVRRHSPS, encoded by the coding sequence ATGGATTGGAAAACAGCATCTTCTTACTATGAGGCTCGTTTAAGTGAAGCTCTAAACGTACAGAGACACGCGGTTAATTTAGCTAACTTACCACAAGCTGAAGTTCCATCTGAATTAAAAGCACTACTGTTACAAGAAGCAGAACCAGCGCGTCGTCAACTTGAAAGGCTGAAAAAGCGAGAGTTTCGCATTGCAGTTGTCGGTTTAGAAAAAGCGGGAAAAAGTACTTTTATTAATGCCTGGTTAGAATGCGATTTACTTCCAGCCAAGGGAGGAAGGTGTACATTTACAACAACGCAAATTTATTCGGTTGAAAATGACACCGAGCAAAAGCTTGAAGTACAAGCCAAAACAGAAGAACAATTTATCAATTTATTAAATGAGCTTGAAACTGCAAAAGCCCAAGAAGATATCAAAACTATTCGAGAAAACGAAATTACTTTGCAGCAAGTAAGAAGAGAAGGTAATCGTACTTTTCCATTTACTCGTTTAGACGATATTAGAGAATCACTCAAAAAGTATGTAGCAGATGAAAAGTATGCTCATGCTGTTTTAGAAGCGAGACTTTATACTAACAAACTTGCCCAAGCTGAAGGTATTGTATTTTATGATGTTCCTGGTTTAGATTCAGGTTTAGCAAAGCACGTTGACGAAGCCAAGGAAATGCTGTCAGATTGCGATGCAGTAATATTGGTACAGCGTTTTACTAGCTTGAGAGAGAAGGAACTAGAAATCATCAAATTCACAGAACTTGGTGATAAAAATATTACCGTTGCTGATAAACTTTTTGTATTTTTAAGTCGGATTGACTCGTTAGCTACTCCAGAAGCACTTCAAACTCATATTGAAGAAGCATCTCAAGATTGGTTTAAACGTGCCAAACTTCCACAGGAACGTATTATATATGGTTCTGCTGGAGCATATTTAGTTTTGAATGGATTAGCTGGAGAGCAGACAAGGCTAGAGATTGGTGACGCAAACAATATTCAAGCCCAGTTAAAAAGATTAACTGGAATTATTGATGAGGAAACTTTAAATAAGAAAGGTACTGGAATTATAGAAATAAAAGAGAAAATATTTAATTATATTAATACTGAACGTGTATTCATCTTAAAAAAGAGATGCGAGGCTTCCATAAATACAATTTTAACTACCTCGGAAGAAATTTATAAATTAGTTAGCAAACGCTATCCTGAAAATCCTGAAGATGCAAAACGATTTGAAGAAGACCGTAGACGAGTTTTGTTTAGCGAATGGTGGAATTATAGATGGGAAGAGAAGAAAGCTGATCTCCAACAGTTTTATGACTCTTCTGTTGCCAATAACTCTCTCGATAATTTAACCGCAAATTCTGCAACCAGCCTCGCCAAATTTAAAGAGAGATATCTACAAATTGTCGCTAGTGAAATCCAAAAACTGAAAGAAGAAGCATTTAGAAAAAAAGCTATTATCTTTGCTGCCAATTCATTCCCACAGTTTGATCGCATGAAAGCCAATTTCGCTTGGCGTGAAGATTTATACGGCGACATTAGCAAGCTTTTATCTTCCATAGCCAGACAACTCGCTATGGAATTGAAAGATGAGGCATTAAATTTGGTCGAATACATGACAACATTATTGTGGGGCAGTAAGCAAGTAAAAGAAAGATTAATTGATAAATCAGAAGAATACTTTTTATCCAAGTTAGAAAATAGCTTAAGCGTACTATTTTTACGTTTTGCTCGTCCAGTTGCAGAAGTATTAATTCGCGCTCCGCTTAATAGCGATGCCCGCGATAAAATTGCTAAGAGCCTTGGTGTAGATATTGAAATAGTTGATAACTATTACACGGGAGAAGAAGCCGCTTTTCAAGTCCTCAAAAGATATGCAAAATATGGTTATAAATTACTCTATAACCCTGAGATAAGACAACATATTCTAGGAATAAAAGGAATCGTAGCACCTATTATTAATGTTGCCACAAAAATTACTATAGATGCTTCCAGCGAATTTAAATCTCCCCAAGATGATGTAATATTTGAAGTCGAAAATGATATTAATGCTTTTGAAGAGTATTTGCGTGCTGCAATTTTCGAAGCATCAGGTTTTGAATCGTACTGTATTCAAGAACTCAAGGGCTTGATTGATAGTTTTAGGGAAAAGCAAGGCACATGGATGGGGGTTGCACTTAACGAATGGTTGCAAGAAAATCCACTTTTATTGGCAGAGATACCACCAGAATTACGATCGCAAGAGTCCAACTTAGAAGTTAGCGATCGCTTGCGCCAATTATCTACTGCATTAAAAAATACTCAGATGCAAGAAGTGCGTAGGCATAGCCCGTCATAG
- a CDS encoding DnaJ domain-containing protein — MSNDKPKRLRFDINDAYEILGLEPGASQAQVKRTYRKLVKIWHPDRFFDPKQKQEAEEKIKLINVAYNKLKSESPSEPPISENPSSSSPKSPTKISVNRWDAEAFYTLGVENATEGRYEDAIADFTHAIHLNPRYIEAYKYRGLVCSQLGYEYRAASDLNKAAQIEQELKNPGATRRVRSPRYVSKPRPLLERFCQGIKKILRLNRRWR; from the coding sequence ATGTCTAACGACAAGCCGAAACGTCTACGCTTCGATATCAATGATGCTTATGAAATTCTTGGGCTAGAACCCGGTGCGTCTCAAGCACAGGTGAAGCGAACTTACCGTAAACTGGTAAAAATTTGGCATCCCGATCGCTTTTTTGATCCAAAGCAAAAACAGGAAGCTGAGGAAAAAATCAAATTAATTAACGTAGCTTACAACAAGCTCAAATCAGAAAGTCCATCCGAGCCTCCCATTTCAGAAAATCCCTCTTCATCTTCGCCTAAAAGTCCCACAAAAATATCTGTCAATCGTTGGGATGCAGAAGCTTTCTATACTTTAGGCGTAGAGAATGCCACTGAAGGGAGATATGAGGATGCGATCGCAGATTTTACCCATGCAATTCATCTCAACCCTCGCTATATAGAAGCGTATAAATATCGTGGGCTAGTTTGCTCACAACTGGGATACGAATATAGAGCCGCTTCCGATTTAAATAAAGCTGCACAAATAGAACAAGAGTTAAAAAATCCTGGTGCTACAAGGAGAGTGCGATCGCCTAGATATGTATCAAAGCCCAGACCTCTGCTAGAAAGATTTTGTCAGGGGATTAAAAAGATATTGCGGCTAAATCGACGCTGGAGATGA
- a CDS encoding DnaJ domain-containing protein: MSDRFDINHVYNILGLKPGASVDEVKQAYRQMAKTWHPDCFIEPQQKLEAEEKIKEINQAYARLKSYQPDETNQSASTSIKIDFTPSNAESFYKLGMEKAQKGKYTEAIEDFTQAIRLNSNYFEAYKYRGLACSKLGYENRAKSDFKNARELELKQKKAPPKRTSPPPPPKSQSQPSPWKCIHTLTHLNWVFTTAISPDGQTLASGSSDNTIKIWHLDTGKLLHTRTSHTKWVRCLAFSPDSQTLVSGSDDSSIMIWQVSTGKLLKTLKVHSTPVFSVIISPDGQTILSGGTDSTIKISHIEMGQLLQVLKGHSGLVYSLAICPKQQIFVSGGADNTIKLWNLKSNKLLQTLNGHSGRVMCVAISPDGKILASSSYDQTIKLWNINTGKVINTLAGHRSYVCAIAFSPDGQYLASGSADHSVKLWDVNTGQELYTLNNHSDWVNSIAFSPDSKTLASGSRDMTIKLWRCDI; this comes from the coding sequence ATGAGCGATCGCTTTGATATAAATCATGTTTACAATATTCTTGGTTTGAAACCAGGTGCATCTGTTGATGAGGTCAAGCAAGCTTACCGTCAGATGGCTAAAACTTGGCATCCAGATTGTTTTATTGAACCGCAGCAAAAGTTAGAAGCGGAAGAAAAAATTAAAGAAATCAATCAAGCCTATGCAAGGTTAAAGTCTTATCAGCCGGATGAGACAAATCAATCTGCTTCCACTTCTATCAAAATTGATTTCACTCCATCTAATGCTGAAAGTTTCTACAAACTGGGGATGGAGAAAGCTCAAAAAGGAAAATATACTGAAGCAATTGAAGACTTTACCCAAGCGATTCGTCTCAACTCCAACTACTTTGAAGCTTACAAATACCGAGGGCTTGCTTGCTCGAAACTAGGATATGAAAATAGAGCCAAGTCAGATTTCAAAAATGCCAGAGAACTGGAATTAAAACAGAAAAAAGCACCACCCAAACGAACATCGCCGCCGCCACCACCTAAATCACAGTCTCAACCTTCACCGTGGAAATGTATACACACCCTGACTCATCTCAACTGGGTTTTTACAACTGCAATCAGTCCAGATGGGCAAACTTTGGCTAGTGGAAGTAGTGATAATACGATCAAAATTTGGCATCTCGACACAGGGAAATTACTACATACTCGCACTAGTCATACCAAATGGGTAAGATGCCTAGCCTTTAGCCCAGATAGCCAAACTCTGGTTAGTGGCAGTGATGATAGCAGCATAATGATTTGGCAAGTGTCTACAGGTAAATTACTCAAGACACTCAAAGTACATTCAACCCCAGTTTTTTCAGTAATCATTAGTCCAGATGGTCAAACTATCCTGAGTGGCGGTACAGACAGTACTATCAAGATTTCCCATATAGAGATGGGACAATTACTGCAAGTCCTCAAAGGTCATTCTGGATTAGTTTACTCCCTTGCTATTTGCCCAAAACAACAAATTTTTGTCAGTGGCGGTGCGGATAATACCATTAAGCTGTGGAATTTGAAGAGTAACAAACTGCTGCAAACTCTCAACGGGCATTCAGGCAGGGTGATGTGTGTCGCCATTAGCCCTGATGGAAAAATTTTAGCTAGTAGCAGTTATGACCAAACTATCAAGCTATGGAATATCAATACAGGTAAGGTAATTAACACTCTTGCCGGACATCGCAGCTATGTTTGTGCGATCGCTTTTAGTCCCGATGGTCAGTATCTTGCTAGTGGTAGTGCAGATCACAGTGTAAAGCTATGGGATGTTAACACGGGACAAGAACTTTACACTTTGAATAACCATTCGGATTGGGTTAACTCCATCGCTTTCAGTCCCGATAGCAAAACCCTAGCTAGTGGTAGTCGAGATATGACAATTAAGCTTTGGCGATGCGATATCTAA